The genome window TTGAACAGCTTGAAGAGGTTATTACTGAGGGGGATGATGAATTTGTTGATacagaagaggacgaaggTCTGCGGTCGGTTTTCCCTAGAACAACCGCCGAGATTCGCGTGTTACTTTCATAGACAAAAGGGGCGATATAGATGAGACGCAGGAGTAAGCATGTAGAGAAGCTAGAAATACAACTGAGCAGAAGTGCAAAATTATAACAGTGCCTAGTAACTCGCGTACTCTCTCAGGTTGATCATTTTCCAACGGCTGAATCACAAATAAACGATTGGCCTTACACTGGATGTTTCCACAGCAGTTGTTGAGCGCTCTGCCTTATCATAAGGTAGCTCAGCTCATTTGTAGtatgtacctaggtaggtatgagGCTCATTGTCTACCCCGCCACCATCTATTGCGACTAGGGTGGGCGGTGCGATCCTTGACTACGTCACCGCCTGCCCAAGTTTAACCTGCTAATCCATGTCAGGCATGCAGGTCGATCAACTTGATCACGTTTAACTATCATCAGCAGGGACAGTGCCTTATACCATCGACCTTGACTCGATCACGTCTTATGTTCAATCATACCAAACACCACAACGTGCGCGACCCTGCTATATCAAGGCATTGGATCATCAATTCGATTCCTCAGCCCAAACGCGTCCCCACCTAAACAACCTGCCACAATCTGCTTTGCTCGCCAAACACATAACAGTCAACACAACGGCAGCCTTTCACAGTCGGCGGGCTAGGGCGCAACTCAAGCCAGTCTCTGGGCTACTATGGTAGTGGTTTGCTGTGGGAGCCATGTTACGAAACAGGGCCCTGGCTGTTTTGCAGAAGACCTACGATGATAGTTATCTAAGTTGCTCAACTGCTATCTACTATGAAGGCCAGGTAAGTTTTAGCTATTTCGCTTCCTCAATTATCTACTAATCACTGACTTGGGTCGTAGGGTAATGAGATAGAAGCCATGCGACATTGGCGAGCTGCCCTGGATCAGATCTATGATTACAACGCAAATCGGGCACCCCCCGCATATGGCCCACGTACAGACACCGAGAAAGCCTTACAAGAGGCACTGAAACAGCTGGAATTACAATGTAAAGAACGAATTGATCTCCTGGAAGCTCTGAGGATCTCACGGCAAGAAGAGACGACTGCCCCGCAACCACCAGCCGGCAAGTTGACAAAGCGACCAAGTATGCCCGAGGGAAGAGGTTCCCTTGGACAGGGCACAATCACCGCCATGCAGTATTCTGAGCTATCACGGCCAACCCTTCCACACCGTCCATCACAGCCTCGACGTACATCATCAGAACTTGCTATCGTGGATGGACCCAGCACACATCTAGATCCAAACACGGCGTTCCCGTCGCTCTCTCGATCTGCATCGCCTGGAGGACCAGCCCTACCATCGAGACCGAACAAGACTTTACGGACACCAAGTCCAGAAAAGCACACCATGAGGACGACTTTACGTTCCGGTAAATTAGGAGAAAAGCCCACCAAGCCACGAAAGCCAGCAAAGCCACTCGCCGAAGGATCAAGCAAAGCAGCGACTTTGGCATGGAGCGCGCTCAGTTCAAAGGAAAGATTCGCGAGGGGGACCCAGTCTGAGTCCACTCCAGCAACAGCGAGCCCTAGCTCTCGCACTTCCTTGGATCAAATTCGCAGACCAGTACCAACGCAATGGGACAGCCACTCGAGACGTTTGGTTGTGCCAAAGGACCGCGATCTTGATGGAGAACCTTCAGGAAATACACGACACTCTGATGAGTACTGTTACGCCCGCCCATCCATGCTATCGGTCACTGCTGCTTCCAGTGCTCTAAATTCGTCTTCGTATCAAGATTTACCTCCATCAGATGCTTACACAAATCGAATGGATCGACTGCCCAACTCACGTAACGGATTCgcttcaccatcaccacgCAAGGTGTCGAAGCAAGAGCGAGCCAACGATACTGAGACCGGCGACGATTCTGGAGAAGCATCAGAGAGGAGAAGTGTGTCAAACAACTTACCAACTCGTAGTCCAGCAGCGAGACAGCCTGGAAGATCTTTGAAACCCTCGAGGCCGCATGCTGAGAGCAGAGATAGGTCAAGGCGGCGTGAACGTAAGGTTCGGCAAGTTTCCACCTCAAGCGCCTCTGACGATGACACGAATGGGACAAGTTCCAGACCGCGTCGaatgaaggagaaagaggctCCTATAGAAGCCGGTTCCCAAGAAGATGATTCCGAAGGGTCTGAATCAGAGGCTTTGGAAAAGTCTCCTGACGATATGAGTGAATGgaaaaacaagaagaagcaaattTTGAAAAACCTGCccgctggtgttgatgcAGCTGCCGCGAAGCAAATATTGAACGATATTGTCGTTCAAGGTGACGAAGTTCATTGGAGTGATGTGGCTGGTCTTGAAATTGCAAAGAACGCACTTCGAGAGACTGTTGTTTATCCATTTTTACGACCCGATCTTTTCATGGGCCTCCGAGAACCAGCCAGAGGAATGCTCCTATTTGGACCGCCAGGAACAGGAAAGACTATGCTCGCGCGGGCTGTGGCAACAGAGTCTAAGTCAACATTCTTTTCGATTTCAGCAAGCAGCCTGACAAGCAAGTACTTGGGCGAGTCAGAAAAGCTCGTTCGAGCTCTTTTTGGATTGGCCCGGACACTGGCACCCAGTATTATCTTTGTGGACGAGATCGACTCGCTGCTTTCACAGAGATCAGGGTCTGGAGAGCACGAAGCCACGATGAGGATCAAGACAGAGTTTCTTATTCAGTGGAGCGATCTTCAgcgtgctgctgctggaagagAAGCGACCGAGAAAGACAAGGAAAGGGGGGACGCCAACCGAGTCCTTGTGTTAGCGGCGACGAACCTCCCCTGGGCAATTGACGAGGCGGCTCGAAGGCGTTTTGTGCGACGGCAATACATCCCGTTACCTGAACCGACCACTCGCGAGACACAGCTCAGGACCCTTCTGGGCCAGCAGAAACACGACTTGTCTAATGATGATATCCTCAAGTTGGTGGAATTGACAGATGGTGGGTAGTTGTTTCATACCTTCATGCAAACCCAACTGATTTGTGATCACAGGCTTTTCAGGTTCAGACATTACGGCCTTGGCCAAGGATGCAGCCATGGGACCATTGCGATCCCTTGGAGAGGCACTGTTACACATGACCATGGATGAGATCCGGCCAATTCAATTGTCCGATTTCGAGGCGAGTTTGACGACCATAAGGCCGAGTGTCAGTAAGGCTGGTCTAAAAGAGTACGAAGACTGGGCGACAGAGTTTGGAGAAAGGGGAGGATAGATAGACTGCAATTATTCTGTTATACAACATGTAACAAAAGGGCACAGGTACATTATACGCGCAGGGGCATCATGGATAGCACAACCCCAGTCCGACACACTGGGCTACGGGTAGAGGAGTTGTAAACGGGCTGAATGTCTAGTGTGTCATTTATATGTTACGAATAGTACAGTTGGTTTAAGaaacccccccccccaccaccaccaccaccaccaccacatgATATCGTACAGAGCCTACCCGTTCAAGCCCTCTGTTCCTGTTGCCTTGTCCCAAAAATCAGGCTTCCCGCATTGTCCATTTCTATCTCATCACCTGGAGGGTTGCAGTTATGTGTCGTAATATCAAGGTTGAATTAGTTTAATCGACGTCGCTTGCCGAGGTCTGAGGTTTACGCTTCTGCTGAGCTTCCTCCCACGCTTTGCGTTTGGCCTCCTTCTTTTCGTTTTCCAAACGCTTCTCTTCGAGCCTCTgattctcctcttcttgccTTCTCGCCGCCCTTCGCTCATCCTttttggccttcttggcctcgtaATCCGCTATCCTTTGCCCCAACGTAGGCACGGGAGGGCGCTCCGCGGTGGGCGTTCCATAGGGCGCAATAATGCGCTTGACAACGTGACGCTTGTGCTGGGAGGTTGGCCATCCAGGGACAATGGAAACGACATCGCCGGTTCGGAGTGATGAGTTGGGATCGTGGACGAGATAGTGCTTAGGGTCGGCAAACCACTAGATACTTATTTTAGCCTGTGTTCTTGATGCTATGAATTGCACTTGGGAGCTCTCTTACCTTGTTGACGATCTTGTTCCATTTTTGACCGCCGACTCGGACCTTGACAGTCTTGTCCATTAGGCCAGCAGAGACGACAACACCATGAAGCTCGTGTGTCACACGGCGCGCAGCCTTTGCTACGGGGGAAGACATGGCGAATGTGTCCCTTCTTTCCAATTGAGTGTTGACTCGCTTGTCTGGCAGGCCTGAAGTGTTGCTGGTTCACCAGTTGCTTATCACGGTCAATTGTTCGATATCCTCCAACTAGCAGAGGCTCTCTAAAATTTGGTGGCCAATGAGGAGCGGTAGAGGTGTGTGAGAGATTATGTAAGTGCTCTACGATATAGACCCCGCCGATTGGCTGGATAGGACCTCACACGACTCGACGATATCTGCAACCTTCTAAGCGAGAACTCATTTAACCGCAATGCTAGACGAGGGGGAACAAGTCAATGTGTTTATTGGTCGTCTCTCTTAGGCTTTGAGCGAGCCGATATCGAATAGTATCACAACGCCTTTTTGAGGGAGTCATTGATCATCATTCAACGACTTACTCCTTCGAAATACTCCGAACCCGCATGTTTCTGCCCGTTCGGCATCCGGGACCCGCTGACAGTGCGTGAGCTTCGGCGAGATGTGGGGGCCGCTACCTTCAGAATATGGCTTGGCCTCAGGGTTCAATATCATCCATAGTtatctaggtacct of Fusarium musae strain F31 chromosome 5, whole genome shotgun sequence contains these proteins:
- a CDS encoding hypothetical protein (EggNog:ENOG41); the protein is MLRNRALAVLQKTYDDSYLSCSTAIYYEGQGNEIEAMRHWRAALDQIYDYNANRAPPAYGPRTDTEKALQEALKQLELQCKERIDLLEALRISRQEETTAPQPPAGKLTKRPSMPEGRGSLGQGTITAMQYSELSRPTLPHRPSQPRRTSSELAIVDGPSTHLDPNTAFPSLSRSASPGGPALPSRPNKTLRTPSPEKHTMRTTLRSGKLGEKPTKPRKPAKPLAEGSSKAATLAWSALSSKERFARGTQSESTPATASPSSRTSLDQIRRPVPTQWDSHSRRLVVPKDRDLDGEPSGNTRHSDEYCYARPSMLSVTAASSALNSSSYQDLPPSDAYTNRMDRLPNSRNGFASPSPRKVSKQERANDTETGDDSGEASERRSVSNNLPTRSPAARQPGRSLKPSRPHAESRDRSRRRERKVRQVSTSSASDDDTNGTSSRPRRMKEKEAPIEAGSQEDDSEGSESEALEKSPDDMSEWKNKKKQILKNLPAGVDAAAAKQILNDIVVQGDEVHWSDVAGLEIAKNALRETVVYPFLRPDLFMGLREPARGMLLFGPPGTGKTMLARAVATESKSTFFSISASSLTSKYLGESEKLVRALFGLARTLAPSIIFVDEIDSLLSQRSGSGEHEATMRIKTEFLIQWSDLQRAAAGREATEKDKERGDANRVLVLAATNLPWAIDEAARRRFVRRQYIPLPEPTTRETQLRTLLGQQKHDLSNDDILKLVELTDGFSGSDITALAKDAAMGPLRSLGEALLHMTMDEIRPIQLSDFEASLTTIRPSVSKAGLKEYEDWATEFGERGG
- a CDS encoding hypothetical protein (EggNog:ENOG41); protein product: MSSPVAKAARRVTHELHGVVVSAGLMDKTVKVRVGGQKWNKIVNKWFADPKHYLVHDPNSSLRTGDVVSIVPGWPTSQHKRHVVKRIIAPYGTPTAERPPVPTLGQRIADYEAKKAKKDERRAARRQEEENQRLEEKRLENEKKEAKRKAWEEAQQKRKPQTSASDVD